From Echinicola jeungdonensis, the proteins below share one genomic window:
- a CDS encoding hybrid sensor histidine kinase/response regulator, whose product MLALRILITEDDNVSALLLKKALEKNNHEIVGVAATGEEALNFLDDSEVDLVMMDINLGGDLDGIKTTEIINEKYDIPVVYLTASSDEDTLQKIAGTNPSAYVIKPFNIRELNMMIELAIFKDKKEKELQKLNNELEEKVKQRTADLNEANKELKKALEKEREIGELKSRIVQNVSHGFKTPLTSILSSAQLLQIYAEKDHPFRQKIAKHSKKIENSVRSLNNLLTSVLFFGKADANKIDYKPARFFTTPFFNELLDVVKANNDNEVTITTDFVNVPKSIKSDAELLYQVFENLLSNALKYSKKNGHVDFKVEMKENTLFIEIKDDGIGIPKKEQDQLFDRFFRAKNVGITEGSGLGLSIVKKCMDVMHGEIEVESDSGKGSTFNLKIPLG is encoded by the coding sequence ATGTTAGCTCTTAGAATTTTAATCACCGAGGATGATAATGTTTCTGCTCTGCTCCTGAAAAAAGCCCTGGAAAAAAACAACCATGAAATAGTGGGAGTGGCTGCAACAGGTGAGGAAGCCCTGAATTTTTTGGATGATAGTGAAGTGGACTTGGTTATGATGGATATTAACCTTGGGGGGGATTTGGATGGCATCAAAACTACAGAAATCATCAATGAAAAATATGACATCCCGGTGGTTTACCTGACAGCAAGTTCTGATGAAGATACCCTCCAGAAAATTGCAGGTACTAATCCAAGTGCCTACGTCATTAAGCCTTTTAATATCAGGGAACTCAACATGATGATTGAGTTGGCCATATTTAAAGATAAAAAGGAAAAAGAGCTACAGAAACTAAACAATGAGCTTGAAGAAAAGGTGAAACAGCGTACAGCTGATCTCAACGAGGCCAATAAAGAATTGAAAAAAGCATTGGAAAAGGAAAGGGAAATCGGGGAGCTGAAATCCCGAATCGTTCAAAATGTTTCCCATGGATTTAAAACCCCGCTTACGTCCATTCTCAGTTCTGCCCAATTGTTGCAGATATATGCAGAAAAAGACCACCCTTTCAGGCAAAAAATAGCCAAACATTCCAAAAAGATTGAAAACTCTGTAAGGAGCTTAAATAATCTTTTGACTTCCGTTTTGTTTTTTGGAAAAGCAGATGCCAATAAAATTGATTATAAACCTGCGCGTTTTTTTACCACTCCCTTTTTTAATGAGTTGTTAGATGTGGTAAAAGCCAATAATGATAATGAAGTCACCATAACCACCGATTTTGTCAATGTTCCAAAATCCATAAAATCCGATGCAGAGCTACTCTACCAGGTTTTTGAAAATTTGCTTTCTAATGCATTAAAATATTCAAAAAAAAATGGTCATGTAGATTTCAAGGTGGAGATGAAAGAAAATACACTTTTTATCGAGATTAAGGATGATGGGATTGGCATTCCCAAAAAAGAACAAGATCAGTTGTTTGACCGTTTTTTTAGAGCAAAAAATGTTGGGATTACAGAGGGTTCCGGATTAGGACTTTCCATCGTGAAAAAATGCATGGATGTGATGCATGGGGAAATTGAAGTAGAAAGTGATTCAGGAAAGGGGTCCACTTTTAATTTGAAGATACCATTGGGATGA
- a CDS encoding ABC transporter ATP-binding protein, which yields MIYTEGLSYKYQHSGQIKIPDISLEAGRELLVLGRSGSGKTTLLNILGGLLKPLQGKVIIDGVDLYQMKGARLDKFRGAHIGMVFQKPHILPPLTVEENLKIAQFFAGKTNGRQLKMILEDLGMTYKAKSKVQNLSEGEAQRLSIARALVNGPKVILADEPTASLDDFHAEKVIRLLKLQAHKMNSALIIVTHDQRIKQHISDQIIMGGDL from the coding sequence ATGATTTATACGGAAGGCCTATCATATAAATATCAGCATTCCGGGCAAATTAAGATTCCTGATATTTCTTTGGAGGCAGGAAGAGAATTGCTGGTATTGGGAAGGTCCGGGTCTGGGAAAACTACTTTACTGAATATTTTAGGGGGACTATTGAAGCCCCTGCAAGGTAAGGTGATAATAGACGGGGTGGATTTATATCAAATGAAAGGAGCCCGGCTTGATAAATTCAGGGGAGCCCATATAGGAATGGTATTTCAAAAGCCACATATCTTGCCCCCTTTGACAGTGGAGGAAAACCTGAAAATAGCACAATTTTTTGCAGGAAAAACAAATGGCAGGCAGCTCAAAATGATTCTTGAGGACCTGGGGATGACCTATAAAGCCAAATCCAAAGTTCAAAATCTAAGTGAAGGGGAAGCCCAAAGGTTATCCATAGCACGGGCTTTGGTAAACGGCCCGAAAGTAATCTTAGCCGATGAGCCTACAGCCAGTTTGGATGATTTTCATGCCGAAAAAGTTATTCGCTTATTAAAATTACAGGCCCATAAAATGAATTCTGCCCTGATCATTGTTACCCATGATCAGAGAATAAAACAACATATTTCTGATCAGATCATAATGGGAGGTGATTTATGA
- a CDS encoding ABC transporter permease — MNMLQLSWKYLLAKPLNTGLNILLLSLGLAIITVLILIQDQLESKMNNDAQGIDLVVGAKGSPLQLILSSVYHIDFPTGNINLEEAESITKNRLVKNAIPLGLGDNYQGFRIVGTNHDFLSLYGVELSQGGLWEKPFEVVLGSEVAKKLNLRVGDRFLGSHGISVGSHEHDQSEYLVKGILQHSGKVVDRLVLTSLESVWYTHDEKHDSDKLERKVETKGFPQISQDREITSLLIQFRSPMAAIRLPRFINSRSSLQAASPSFEMARLFELLGMGVTLIKGLAMVIIFIAGLGIFIALYNSLKERKYDLAVMRTMGASKGQLFFHIILEGLILTVLGALTGIGLGHSFLYILVINFQQTAISGLSATYFLSEELWILLYAVLVGVLASLIPALSVYKADIAKQLT, encoded by the coding sequence ATGAATATGTTGCAATTAAGCTGGAAATACCTTTTGGCTAAACCACTTAATACGGGCTTGAACATTTTACTTCTATCTTTAGGCCTTGCCATTATTACAGTGTTGATCCTGATCCAGGATCAACTGGAGTCCAAAATGAATAATGATGCCCAAGGCATCGACCTTGTAGTGGGTGCAAAAGGGAGTCCGCTGCAATTGATTCTATCCAGTGTTTATCATATAGATTTTCCGACCGGCAATATCAATTTGGAAGAGGCGGAAAGTATCACCAAAAACAGATTGGTAAAAAATGCTATCCCTCTTGGCCTGGGAGACAATTACCAGGGTTTTAGAATCGTAGGGACGAACCATGATTTCCTTTCCCTTTACGGGGTGGAGTTATCTCAGGGAGGTTTATGGGAGAAGCCCTTTGAGGTGGTTTTGGGAAGTGAGGTAGCCAAAAAATTAAATTTGCGTGTGGGAGACCGTTTTTTAGGATCCCATGGTATCAGTGTTGGCAGTCATGAACATGACCAATCTGAATATTTAGTGAAGGGGATTTTGCAACATTCCGGAAAAGTAGTGGACCGCTTAGTGTTGACCAGTTTGGAATCAGTTTGGTACACCCATGATGAAAAGCATGATTCTGATAAACTAGAAAGAAAAGTAGAAACCAAAGGATTTCCCCAAATTAGTCAGGATAGAGAAATCACTTCCTTACTAATTCAATTTCGCAGCCCTATGGCTGCAATAAGGTTGCCACGGTTTATCAACAGCAGAAGTTCATTACAAGCCGCCTCCCCATCCTTTGAAATGGCTAGGTTATTTGAATTATTGGGAATGGGAGTAACCCTAATAAAAGGATTGGCGATGGTAATAATATTTATTGCTGGCCTGGGCATTTTTATTGCATTGTACAATTCACTGAAGGAAAGGAAATATGATTTAGCAGTCATGCGAACAATGGGAGCATCCAAAGGACAACTTTTTTTTCATATAATTCTGGAGGGATTGATATTGACTGTTTTGGGGGCACTGACCGGAATAGGTTTGGGGCACTCTTTTCTGTATATTTTGGTTATAAACTTCCAACAAACGGCAATTAGTGGTTTATCTGCTACCTATTTTCTGAGTGAGGAATTATGGATTTTGCTATATGCGGTGTTGGTAGGTGTCCTTGCTTCATTGATTCCAGCTTTGAGTGTATACAAAGCGGATATTGCCAAGCAACTCACCTGA
- a CDS encoding c-type cytochrome, protein MMKFSFGALILIGIIAGSCSGSSKNEKEEFSLNNIEDIKTRQYAIAGRVLYQQLCANCHKDNGEGLGKLIPPLKNSDYMMQDISKTVQILKNGISGKIMVNGIEYNQQMPANPQLTNLEIAEITTYIYNVFGQKEILIDANKVNQYLNQ, encoded by the coding sequence ATGATGAAATTTAGTTTTGGAGCCCTTATTTTAATTGGGATTATTGCTGGGAGCTGCAGCGGGTCCTCAAAAAATGAAAAGGAGGAATTTTCCTTAAATAATATTGAGGATATAAAGACCAGACAATATGCCATAGCGGGGAGAGTCCTTTACCAACAGCTTTGTGCCAATTGTCATAAGGATAATGGCGAGGGGCTGGGCAAACTTATTCCGCCATTAAAAAATTCCGATTATATGATGCAGGACATTAGCAAAACTGTGCAAATCCTAAAAAATGGAATTTCTGGAAAAATAATGGTCAATGGAATAGAATATAACCAGCAAATGCCTGCCAACCCTCAATTAACAAATTTGGAAATTGCAGAAATCACCACCTACATATATAATGTTTTTGGGCAAAAAGAAATATTGATCGATGCCAACAAGGTCAATCAATATTTAAATCAATAA